Part of the Vigna unguiculata cultivar IT97K-499-35 chromosome 3, ASM411807v1, whole genome shotgun sequence genome, CAAGATCTATATCAGTTTTTGGATGTTACATTGGATAATTTTATGGTAAGGCTCTCAGTTCACAGGTAGTTCTTGTGcatttatatttgttgttattcattattttttagtgTGGTAACTATTGAATTGGTTCTAAATACTTCAGATCACCATGATAAATTCTGATGGGTCAAAAGGAATTTCTATTCTTGACAAATTTAGTGTTTCGATCTTCCTGGCATTTTGCAGAATCCCACACGAGACCATTTTGAAGCAATTAGAGGTGATTACTTTTTCAGTTATGAAGTAAAACAACTTGAACTTGCACTTAATACAAACATGTCTCCCATGCAgtaattttttgttctttctttgTCTTCCTCTCTCCTAATCTCTTGATTCCTTGTAATTCTTAATTTCAGGTTTATGTATCTATTGAATCTCTTAAAGCACACTTCTCTCCCTCAATATATGGTTCTTTAATGGAATTGATGAACCATATTGGCACATTGCATTTAATGGGTGAATTTGGAGTCTTAAACTCCTCGCATCCTCCCAATACTGTTTCAGTTGTGCCAGCATATTCTACTTTTGGCATATCTATTGTTTCAAAAGTTGATCTGGTTGATCTGGAAGTTGACTTTGAATATGGAGATAGCCACTCTGAGCTCATGGTTTCCTTACAAAAGATGGTCTTACGGTACGTTCAACATATGCATTCGGCTGTCTTTCATGGAGACTGCCTAGAACTTTCTTGACACTTGTGAATGTTATTTAGTTGAGTTTTGGAACTAGATTTTATAGGTATCTCTCCATTATGTGGTTGAGGAATAAGTTTGAAAAGATCCTAGGAGTTGTAACTTGataataaatgttatgattCATTTTGGGGCCATTATGAAAGAAATAACTTGCTTCAACATAACTTTTGCAGAGGTAAATCCTTCTTTTTCTAAACGCAAATTGAATGTAATTTTAAACTGGATTTTCATTGCACTAAAATCCAGGAATAGTTTAGAAGGGTATCAATATTCAAGAGTTCTTATCACATTTCTATACTTTTTCTCTGTTCCTAtatgttggaaaaaaaatacttaattcaTTAAAACCAATTAAAATAGTTGAATCAGTTGATTTTCATTAgtagtattatatatatttttcaagcATACTCATAAGATTAAATGATTTAAGACGTTGTTTACTATATTTAATGGGAATAATTTTTCAACCAATAGGTGTGTCTTTTATTAGTAATAGCTTCTGTTCCTATATGTTGgataaaaatacttaattcatcaaaaccaattaaaatagttgaatcaattgattttcattagtagtattatatatatatatatatatatatatatatgtatattttttttttttcaagcatACTCATAAGATTAAATGATTTAAGACCTTGTTTGCTATATTTGGGCCAAGGTTATTCTTAAATCCCTATTTAGTTAAACATACTAGGACTTATAGGCTggtatatttaaataaacagaAATAATATATCTGTTTGTGTTTAAAGAATTCATGCTTAATGACATGTGCATAATTTTAGATTCATTTGTCTATTTAGAACTAGGTTTGTAGGCTTATTTAAAAGGTTTTCAAGTAAACCTGGTTaggttttataaaaattgctGCATTGATAGATTGGTCAGGTACATGCATTGTAATGTACAGCTTAGTGTAACCCTATTCTTAAGATTGTTTATGCCTGACCAAACTCCATAGAACTAACTTTTAAGGTGAGGTTTACTGTCACTTATATACCGTAAATAGCCTAATCTCTAGTTGATACAAGATTTCCAATGAACtcattaacaaaaataaccCAAAAATAACCCAAAAATTTCCCCTTTGAGAATTGGTTATAGTAAATTGAACTCATAAATGTTTTGAAAGTTATACTCTGCTCTCCGCTCCCTTGAGAGATGAATTGTCTTGCACTTTAGTTCATTTTAATGTAAATGAACCCCATAATTGTGGGGATGAGTAATGAACGGGCTCTTCAaggattaattttttcttctattttttgtgattttttatgtCAACACCCTATTGGTGACTTTATGGCTTATAAATAGACCATGGCCTTGTAACTTGACACAATAATTCTCCTCTAAAATCCCGTTGTTGATAGTAAAAGTTCAAATGGAATGATGGATGCTGAGAGTTGTAGTGAACAGAAATGATATTGCTTGAAAGTTGTGTTTTGGAGGGAGAGcagtgtaattttttaattaaagatcaCATGCTAGGCATCACTAAGAGAACAGTGTAATTTAAGTATCTCTGAAGAGAGGGAATATAATATACtctataagaaaaaatattggcTAGTTATGGCTTCAAACATTTTAAATGAACTAGTAATAAGAATGTTCATCAGAATATTTGTCCTTATTGTTTGTgcatcaatttaaattttaatacatttttttgtgCCAAAACGGAATGAAGAGAGCATGCAAAGGATTCCAAATGAGGGTTGCAATGCCCGGTGGATGAAATCTGTTGTAAGATTGTATGGATATCATGGCTTTGTTCTGTGTTCTGGATTTAGattgctttatatatatttatgatatttgagTGCATATGAAAATTTCACTTAACCATTACAGCCCCAACAATGCAAATTATAGATGTTTTCAAAATAGTGATCTTCACAGTTTGCTTTatatatgttttcaaaatatgacttttgagtatatttatgatatttgagTGTGTATGAAAACTTCTCTTAACCATTACAGCCCCAACGATGCAAATTATAGATGTTTTCAAAATACTGATCTTCACAGTTTGCTTTACTGCTTGCAGGTATGTTTCTACAGAATTTGAAGAGATTTTCGTCAGTACGAAATCTTTAGTTATCCATGCTAACAAAATGAAAGAGGAAAGCCTTGTGCTTTTATCTGGGAATATATCATCTCCTGGTTCTACAATTGGAGAAGACTGTGTTCCTGGATCAAATATTGAATTCAATCAAGATTCTGATATGGCTTTGGTTGCTGATTCATGTTTTATCATGCATTATGAATCTTCCAGAACTGATGTGGTTTGTCATAGGACTTTTATGTACATAAGTAATACTGATATCCACTGCTATCCTCATATTACTGGACTGCTCATTGGATTCTTTGATAGGTTGTCTGCTTATACCAGCAGTTCTGAGAAATCCTCTGCCAGTAATACTGTTGACTTCTCAAAAATTTTCTCAGGTGTTGGGTTACATAAGTTTGGCTtctcaaattattttgattttggttcCACTGATTCTGCTTGCATTCCTATGGATTCCTTTCCTTTTGTAACAATTCACAATTCTGGTTCTCTTGGTAATCTAGAGAGCACACTTATACATGCCATTGGTGACTGGAGAAATTATTTTATCGAGAGGGAcaggaaaataaaaaactccAACATAAACATGAGGATAGGGTCCGAATTTTTTCAAGTTTCTCCCTCAAAATCCAAATCTGGGATTGTGAGCAACTTTGATATTTTCCATACTGAATTACACCTATGTGGAATAAGAGCACATTTTCATGACTCATCATGTATTATTGGGACAATCATGGTGCCTACATCTAAGTCTTGTCTATTATTTTGTGAAGACAGTATGGATATATCTTCTTCTTCTGAAGGATTAATTCTTACATCATCTTGGGGCCCACGAAATTTTCAAGATTATCTTTGGGGTCCCTCTTCACCAAATTTGTCTCCTATTTTAAATATACGGTTCAGGAAAGGACAGAATATGTCTTCAACTGCTGATTTGGAAATAAGCATTGGCATTCAGCATGTCTACTGCATGTTACCTTCTGAATATCTCTCCATTATGATGGGTTACTTCTCATTATCTGATTGGGATGGTGCTTGTAATCACTATTCCTCTGGAGAGCACAGGGATATAGCtgttgaaaatgaaaagaaaattacgTATAAACTTGAAATCTTGGACTCTAATATAATTCTTCCAGTGGAAAGCAATGACCATCAATTTATAAAGATTGAAATGCCACAACTTTATTGTAGTTTCATTGAGAATTCTGGTGCTGATGATGTATTAAGAAACATCCCTCCTGAATGTTCAGTTCCTATTCATAAGCTTGCCAAAAGAAATGATTGCTTAAATGTGTTTGGGCGAGACTTGTTTGTGTCATTCCTTCTTTGCAAGAATGATTTGCTTGGCTTAGCCAAAACTGAACGAATTACAGAATTTTTAACTAGTCCTTTAATTGCACCCATAAATGCAGATGTTTGGGTTAGAATTCCATATGAAAACAACTCTGATTGCAAAAGCACTTCATCAATATGTTTCATGACAAGCATCGGCAGTTGTCATATTGTTGCAGAAGGTATTTTCTTCTACTTAATTTGGTCATCCCCCCACCCACCCAccttccttttttatttatgtgcTTCACTATATTTTTAGATCATGAAATTGTAATTGAGAAGTTTTCTTCAATAACAGATTGCCACTTTTTTGATGGATGTACGGCCATATGTGATGTTGTTGAGGAGTTTTCCTCAGTTGATGATCAATCCAAATATTTTAAGTCAGATGTTCTTCAGTTCCTTAATTCAAAGAGAAGCATGGAGGCAACACAAACTATTTCTCCAATCCCGATGGCCTCGACCATATCAACAGAAGTTAAATGTTGCACACAATCTTTATTTATAAGCTTCTATCACAGAAAAGAAGATTTTATGGACTTAATAGCCAAGGGTGATTTGGGGTTCATTTGTTCTGCATGCATATTGAATGATTCCTTAGCATTTTTAGATTTGATTTTCACTACCTTTGTGTTTTACTCTGCACATGATTCTGTTTTAGCAAAATGCAACCCAACCTCCTTTTCCCTGTCAGTTCTTGGTATCTCTTTTTCCCAATCTATTGATGGGAAAAGTGAAATTGGCCTTTGTCTTTCTTCTGTTGATATTTGGCTTCATTTGTCTGAGTGGACCGAGGTTGCTAAATTCCTTAATAAGTTTCATGCAAATTTGGAAAAAGGTCCAGGCCAAGCAAATAGTTTGTCCGTGAATGCTTCTGAAAGCACCTCAATACCTTTTACCTCGGAAGAGGTCAAGAATGATGTCTTAATAATGAAGTCAGAAAATGTGTGTATTGCATTTCACATCCCTGTTTGGGTTGGCGAAGAAGCTTGTGTGGAATTACAGCATGCTGAAGGTCTCAATGTGAAACCTTCGAGTGTCTCTTTTGATATATTTGAAGCAAAGGATGCAAAACTTCTTACTGTTTCTTTCAACATGAATGGTTTTGAAATAACCGTAAGAAGCGTAGGTATCCAACTGAAGTCCAAAATGGACAAAATAAGtagtttaataattatagttgagAATGGAAAGCATACATCTTGGCCGCTTCTTGATGTAATTCAGGTTGATGTGGTTGCTGTATTTTGTAAGAATCATCCTAACGCCATCAAACTCAATGTGGAGATCATATGTGATAATGCCAATATATGGATTTCACATCCTGCAATTCATTCATGGGGTGCTGTAAAATTTGATGTTCTGGAATCAGGATCTTCTCAAAATTCAACTATCAGCAGCATTACTTTCGAATTCCGCATGAGGAAGGTTTCTATTCTCATAACAGATGGAAGGGTATGTTGATATCAGCCTGTACAATGCATTTCATTTTACTGACATTTGATTCATTAATTACTAATCGTTTGATTCTCATATTGGTTTATCAGACTAAAACTTTAGTTCCTATACTAATCAAACTCTTAGTTTTTAAACTGTTGCTGACTGATACTTATCGAAATTGAACCATGGATCCAAATACAGTTGATTTTGGGTCCAAAACACTCTTATTTAAGTGTTTTGTGTTCCCTGTAGTGGAGCCATAATGGGCCTGAACTTGAAGTTCTTGTCAGAAACATCTGGTTTCATATAGTTGCAAGTGGAAAGCAGATGGAATGTTCTTTCAATGGTTACCTTCAAGTAAACTACAATAACATAGAAAAGGTGTATTTAATAAAAGTTCTGTCTCGATAGATAccattgttattgttttaattattttgcattAACAATTTGGTTGTTGTTGTGCTCTGCTAATCTTAAGGTGTCATGGGAACCTTTTATCGAGCCTTGGCAGTTTCTGCTGACATTAGTCAGGGAACAAGAAATGACTGTTCTGCCGAACAGGTCTGTTTCGACAAATATCGTTCTCAAATCTACAACTCAGCTGAACATTAATATCACAGAATCCTTAGTTGaggtatataaaattttgttgttcGTTTTTATGAGTTTTTCTAGAAACCTGTTATTTTACATCCTTGTAGATCATTTCTTTCCGTTCAGTTTATGGGCTAGTTTGGAAATAACTAGTTCAGGTTCTTTGCTTTTGGTGACTGATCATTTTGAATAAAAGTGAACCTTGGACATGCCTCATAAATAGCGTGTCCTGGTGTTCGACTTATCGGATACTGATACGCTTACGACACTCGTACAACATGTATCAATGACGTGCCCAATTTgcaagacatttttttttgtttctgacATGATTTTTACCTAACTCCAACATAATGTTATTAACcacaaatacaattattttctaaaaaacccATAAACATTTAAActtattatataagtttctattatgattataGAAATAAGGAAGAAATCTTATATTCTCATTTACTTTTCCTATTTTGGATATTAGATAGATAGATTAGATTCATTTTTGTATTAGGTGACAATGTgtttagattattttatttgactaatcTTGTTTATAGATGATTTGAGTATGTAAATACATAATGATCTAATATATAGACTTGTGTCCCTGTGTCTTACATTTTGGAGACTAGACGTGTTGAAGTGTTTGTGTCTTGTCCAGTGTCCATGTCAATATCAGTGCTTCATAGATTTTGATAGGTTtacaatgtaattattatttttgtgactGGAAAATTAATTTGAAGTATCAGTCCATACATTCTCCCTAGAGTTATAATATGTAATTCTGtcctcaaattttaatatatttccgTGACATTAAATTTATAGTGAAGATTCCAGTTCTGTTGGCTTGTGTTTTCTGTTCTTGTTTTCTCCAGCTAATTTGTTTCCAGTGAATGGTGAACAAATTTGACTTGAAAGGATGGTCCTTACATTCTACTTTTGTAAGTACTGACATGATATTGTATGTTGAGATGgggaattttgtttttcatctttcatttaaacttttggCTTGCATGGATATTTTGGTCTTGCCTAAAGAATTAGGATAGCAATCTTGGTAATCTTGAATTACTGTTTTGTCTGATTGTTTTTAATGTATAGTATTTGTCAATAATAGTGATTGTTAACCTTGAGTATTTCATTTTGCAGTGTCTTTCACGTGCTACAGAGATTTTCTTCGATGGTCCAGGTCTAATGAGATTGGATGATCACAAAGGCAACAAACTTTTGCATTCATCATGTGCAGAATATATGTCTGCTAGAACATGTGGCGCTCCTTATGTTTTGCAAAACCTGACTTCTGTGCCTCTTTCTTACCGTGTATATCGTGGGCTTGTCAATCCTGATGAGTTTCATGGTTCTAATGAGAATCATGCGAAATATGTGCAACCAGGTTCTTCAATTCCGATATACATGGATGAAAATACAGAAAAGAAACTTTCTCGTTTCAGGCCTTCTCATTCTTCTGATAGTTTAAGTGAGCAAAGGACAAATGGATTTACTCATCATTATCTTATTGTACAGCTCGAAGGAACTTCAAGGTCATCTGATCCAATTTCAATGGATTTAGTGGGACTAACATGCTTTGAGGTTAATTTCTCCAAGTCTTATAATGAAGCTGCTGAGGATGGTAGTCTGAATACAGCCCCTACGTTGGTTGTTCCGGTTGTATTTGATGTTTCAGTGGTGCGCCATAGCAAATTAATACGAATATACTCCACTGTATGTACTAATTGGTTAAAGTTTTCTCTAGAGTCTAGATTTTCTGTTGACAAGGACATCTAGATTTTCTGTTTACAAGGACTCGTCCATTTTACCATCCttattaattagatttttgttATACAGGTTGTTCTTCTAAATGCAACCTCAACACCTCTTGAGCTGCGGTTTGATATTCCCTTTGGTGTATCGCCTACGGTACACAATTTTCTCCAACTATTTAACAACTTCTGCTGTTAatgtattgttatttttatatgatatttttttgtgATGTATCATTTCATTAATTCAGCTATTAGGTCCAATACAACCTGGGCAACAgtttcctcttcctcttcattTGGCTGAAGCTGGCTGTGTAAGGTGGCGGCCAATGGGGAAATCTTACTTGTGGAGTGAAGCTCATAATCTCTCCAATCTTCTTTCAGTTAACAGCAAAGTTGGAAATTTTAAATCTTTCATGTGCTATCCATCTCATCCAAGTAGTCTACCATTTCGGTGCTGTCTATCTTTTAAGAATATGAGCTTGACTTCATCTGGATTGCTGAAAAATAAGGTCCCTGCGGATGATGTAAAGAAGCACTACATTCATCACCTGATCTTAAGTGCTCCACTAATAATTAACAATTACCTtcctaaggaaattttgttgaTCAGTGAGAGTGGTGGCGTAGACTATACTGTGAGAGTTTCAGAGGTTTGtgattgttgtttttattttatttgttcatttaatttgtttttgtctttGTATAGCATCTTCATTTAAGTGGTGCAACAGTCTAAAGACTTCacatattttcttgttttaggtGGGAACTTCTGTATACCATATTGATCCCTCACATGACCTAGGACTGGAGATCTGCATTGATGGGTTTAAatgttctaattttaaatttcctcGTTTAGAAACTTTCTGCACAGTGGCAAAGTTCAGTGAAACAAAGTTTTCATCTTCTGAAACCCTTAAATTTGAACCAAATAATTCTAGTGGTAATTgatttatatgttaatttttgtCTTGTGTTAGTGTTGTTCGTTCACCTCTAAATGTTTTGTCTTGCTCTTGTAGGTCCAGTATATATTACTGTAGAGAAAGTAATGGATGCATATTCTGGTAGTAGGGAACTCATCTTTTCTGTtccctttattttatataactgTATGGGTTTTCCCCTGTGTGTGATGGAACCCACTGGTGAAACGAATGAAAGGGGATTTGTCATACCTTCTTATTTTGACATGGGTGAAAATGTAATGTTATCTTATAAAAAGGATGGTCTTTCCTTGCTTACATCCAACCGTGAATTACCTGTGGAAGTACCACATAATCCAAGGAGTTATATGAAGAATCATACCGTTTCTTGCAGAGAGGATGGTAGTGCAAATTCTATCGGCAATTACCATGAGAATTTTGGAAGGCATCAAAGTAAAGTTCATTCTATATTGGGAAATCCTTCTTCGGGAAGATTGAAGAGTACCCTGAGCTCAAGGATCCAGTCCACTTGGAAGGATTCAGGTTCTGGTAATCATGAGCATGAAAAGGTTCAGCCCTGCATTTATTCTCCAAGCCCTGATTCCTCTGTAAATGATGCTTTTGTTAAAGTCAGTAGATGTTTTCCTGAGGATGTTAGACAACGGATGCCATATTCCTTGTGGTCAAATCCATTTTCTCTGCTGCCACCAAGTGGTTCAAGCACTATCCTTATTCCTCAGTTGACTTCAAATTCTGCATTCATTCTAGCTATGTCATCTAACTCAGTTGCTGAACAATATGCTGGGAGGACAAATGCAATCACTTTCCAGCCTAGGTACATATTGGTCTTCATAGATATTGTTATTGATGAAATCCGTTGGTCAACCTACCATTGAAGGTGTAAGCTTTTAATGTTGTTTGTTCCTAGAAATGCCAGTAAAGCCTCTCTGGTGAAGTGCTCGGGAGTCTGATCTTACTCTTGATAATTTGGGAGTAGTATAGAAAATTTGTATTGACCGGCATTATTTCCCCtttagttcaaaaatgatgttcATTCTGGGATGTGTGTTGTAGTTGAAAACCATTCTGTTGCCTTGTGAATACCTTTAGGACGACAGATTTCTGGacaatattcatatttgtttatattagtGTCTTTTCATGTAATCGTTGTTATCTAAATGTGCAGATATGTAATCAGCAACGCATGTAGCAAGGAAATATCTTACAAGCAGAAAGGCACTGATGTTACGTTTTATTTAGGAATAGGAAAACATGATCATCTTCACTGGACAGATACAACCAGGTATGTATCTTGGATAGTTTGTATTGTTCCTTTATTCTGAACAAAGTGTAGTTGTTTGTTTCCAGTAGCAAAGAAGGTTGCTTTCAGTCTGTTAAACACATAGCAACCAAATAGGGCTGGATGTAAGAGATggttttgagaaaaaataaagtctCACACTGACTAaagataatttcataatatgttATATAAGTGAGAGCAATTGTCACCTTATAAACTGATTTTGTAGGATTAAGTTAGGTTTAAACCACTTCATAAAGTGATATCATAGCCTATCATAGATTCATTAAAAGGATCATTCATCAAGTCCAAGAGTGCCAAAATACGGTATATAAGTGAGGCAAATTTAATAAGCCAGTTTTGTAGGTTTAGTTAGGCATAAACCATTTTAAAACAGGCACACTGTTTGCACTTTGtattttgtcttttctttaTCTCGTTCTTCAATCTGTTCAAACTATTTGTATTCTAACATATGACACAGGGAGCTGCTTGTTTCAATTTGTTATAATGAATCTGGATGGCA contains:
- the LOC114177994 gene encoding uncharacterized protein LOC114177994 isoform X4; protein product: MQHCWYARVVTVDANILSNLLEFYDVFTSFKFHNERVLLSLNGIENDNTRLLSKAEYISVNHKKLVWDVTIVDVSVNFPWRNTASEYSNLVMKSKSICFKSTNGVESFSSKVEEQPYSVKNFLNSLSTSGICMGIQLQDLYQFLDVTLDNFMITMINSDGSKGISILDKFSVSIFLAFCRIPHETILKQLEVYVSIESLKAHFSPSIYGSLMELMNHIGTLHLMGEFGVLNSSHPPNTVSVVPAYSTFGISIVSKVDLVDLEVDFEYGDSHSELMVSLQKMVLRYVSTEFEEIFVSTKSLVIHANKMKEESLVLLSGNISSPGSTIGEDCVPGSNIEFNQDSDMALVADSCFIMHYESSRTDVVCHRTFMYISNTDIHCYPHITGLLIGFFDRLSAYTSSSEKSSASNTVDFSKIFSGVGLHKFGFSNYFDFGSTDSACIPMDSFPFVTIHNSGSLGNLESTLIHAIGDWRNYFIERDRKIKNSNINMRIGSEFFQVSPSKSKSGIVSNFDIFHTELHLCGIRAHFHDSSCIIGTIMVPTSKSCLLFCEDSMDISSSSEGLILTSSWGPRNFQDYLWGPSSPNLSPILNIRFRKGQNMSSTADLEISIGIQHVYCMLPSEYLSIMMGYFSLSDWDGACNHYSSGEHRDIAVENEKKITYKLEILDSNIILPVESNDHQFIKIEMPQLYCSFIENSGADDVLRNIPPECSVPIHKLAKRNDCLNVFGRDLFVSFLLCKNDLLGLAKTERITEFLTSPLIAPINADVWVRIPYENNSDCKSTSSICFMTSIGSCHIVAEDCHFFDGCTAICDVVEEFSSVDDQSKYFKSDVLQFLNSKRSMEATQTISPIPMASTISTEVKCCTQSLFISFYHRKEDFMDLIAKGDLGFICSACILNDSLAFLDLIFTTFVFYSAHDSVLAKCNPTSFSLSVLGISFSQSIDGKSEIGLCLSSVDIWLHLSEWTEVAKFLNKFHANLEKGPGQANSLSVNASESTSIPFTSEEVKNDVLIMKSENVCIAFHIPVWVGEEACVELQHAEGLNVKPSSVSFDIFEAKDAKLLTVSFNMNGFEITVRSVGIQLKSKMDKISSLIIIVENGKHTSWPLLDVIQVDVVAVFCKNHPNAIKLNVEIICDNANIWISHPAIHSWGAVKFDVLESGSSQNSTISSITFEFRMRKVSILITDGRWSHNGPELEVLVRNIWFHIVASGKQMECSFNGYLQVNYNNIEKVSWEPFIEPWQFLLTLVREQEMTVLPNRSVSTNIVLKSTTQLNINITESLVECLSRATEIFFDGPGLMRLDDHKGNKLLHSSCAEYMSARTCGAPYVLQNLTSVPLSYRVYRGLVNPDEFHGSNENHAKYVQPGSSIPIYMDENTEKKLSRFRPSHSSDSLSEQRTNGFTHHYLIVQLEGTSRSSDPISMDLVGLTCFEVNFSKSYNEAAEDGSLNTAPTLVVPVVFDVSVVRHSKLIRIYSTVVLLNATSTPLELRFDIPFGVSPTLLGPIQPGQQFPLPLHLAEAGCVRWRPMGKSYLWSEAHNLSNLLSVNSKVGNFKSFMCYPSHPSSLPFRCCLSFKNMSLTSSGLLKNKVPADDVKKHYIHHLILSAPLIINNYLPKEILLISESGGVDYTVRVSEVGTSVYHIDPSHDLGLEICIDGFKCSNFKFPRLETFCTVAKFSETKFSSSETLKFEPNNSSGPVYITVEKVMDAYSGSRELIFSVPFILYNCMGFPLCVMEPTGETNERGFVIPSYFDMGENVMLSYKKDGLSLLTSNRELPVEVPHNPRSYMKNHTVSCREDGSANSIGNYHENFGRHQSKVHSILGNPSSGRLKSTLSSRIQSTWKDSGSGNHEHEKVQPCIYSPSPDSSVNDAFVKVSRCFPEDVRQRMPYSLWSNPFSLLPPSGSSTILIPQLTSNSAFILAMSSNSVAEQYAGRTNAITFQPRYVISNACSKEISYKQKGTDVTFYLGIGKHDHLHWTDTTRELLVSICYNESGWQWSGSFLPDHLGDTQLKMRNFVSGTSNMIRVEVQNADISMGDEKIVGNIKGNSGTNLILLSDDDTGYMPYRIDNFSKERLRIYQQRCEMFDTVIHSYTSYLYTWDEPCYPRRLIVEVPGERVLGSYDLDDVKEYMPVCLPSTSEKPERTFYLSVHAEGATKVLSVLDSNYHIFNDVKKSSAAHATEKRLYDQNVVRASEYKEKISIFVPYIGISLIDSYPQELLFVCIRDVQMNLLQSLDRQCLSLLISSLQIDNQLRFTPYPVLLSFDGGYRSGQVDNFKSREDGTRTRIENLSQMSSSSVPVLCLEISKWRKKDISFISYEYVKLRIEDFRLEIEQEVILSLFEFFTNVCSVLQYGIMPSSDHYDGASLENSSLFVQTSDNFRLSADQCPPKIAPMFSGKHKRIASSPSIVPIGAPWQEIYLLARTQKKIYIEMLEVAPIKLTLSFSSAPWMLRNRILSPKEFLIHRGLMALADVEGAHIYLKDLIISHHMASLESIQEILIRHYNRQLLHETYKLFGSAGVIGNPLGFARSMGLGIRDFLSVPAKSIVRSPTGLIMGMAQGTTSLLSNTVYAISDAASQFSKAARKGIVAITYDDRAGSRMEKHQTTVASDSKGVINEVLEGLTGLLQFPVTGAERHGLPGVLSGVALGITGLVAKPAASILEVTGKTALSIRNRSKPSQLRPQHYRVRLRRPLCREFPLKPYSWEEAVGTSVLVEGDDGLKFKDEKLVACKGLKEGGKFVVLTERFVLIVFSPSLINLGKPEFCGIPVDLEWIIEWEIGLENIIHADSSEGVVHIVGSRPESLLRQNQHSPKGRSVRWNQYATHLPFPQTNLELSSKEDAANFLQILLSAIEKEKGKAWDCGRILHRARMK